From a single Pseudomonas triticicola genomic region:
- a CDS encoding AAA family ATPase encodes MNDLFIQQIRLKPDVTVGDRLQNLFPLELRNSITVFIGENGAGKSTLLEAIAIKAGCNPEGGGKNFNFSTEKTHSKLYESLTLSKGYRREKDVFFYRAETFYNLNTAIRKLDAEASFDPEIKSYYGGVDMHCLSHGEAMEALFQHRFKAQGLYVLDEPEASLSPLRQLVFINRIMELSRGGAQFIIATHSPLIMSIPGCDLRQISGGRCEQIAPEDTDAYAVYKAVLNSAGAYITKNMQ; translated from the coding sequence ATGAATGATCTGTTTATCCAGCAAATACGCCTGAAGCCAGACGTGACGGTGGGTGACCGGCTGCAAAACCTCTTCCCCCTTGAACTGCGCAACTCGATAACGGTTTTTATTGGCGAAAATGGTGCTGGGAAATCCACATTACTTGAAGCTATTGCCATCAAGGCAGGCTGCAATCCAGAGGGCGGTGGGAAAAATTTCAATTTCTCGACTGAGAAAACTCATTCAAAACTGTACGAAAGCCTGACGCTCTCAAAAGGCTACCGAAGGGAGAAGGACGTTTTTTTCTACAGGGCAGAAACCTTCTACAACTTGAATACTGCAATTCGCAAGCTTGATGCAGAGGCGAGCTTTGATCCCGAAATAAAGAGCTACTACGGCGGCGTGGATATGCATTGCCTGTCGCACGGTGAAGCCATGGAGGCGTTGTTTCAACATCGATTCAAAGCCCAAGGTCTGTATGTGCTCGACGAGCCGGAAGCATCGTTATCCCCGTTGAGGCAATTGGTTTTTATCAACCGGATAATGGAGCTGTCGCGCGGCGGCGCGCAGTTCATCATCGCTACTCACTCTCCCCTCATCATGTCGATCCCGGGATGTGATCTCAGGCAGATATCGGGAGGGCGCTGCGAGCAAATAGCGCCTGAAGATACCGATGCTTACGCCGTGTACAAAGCGGTGCTCAATTCTGCCGGCGCCTACATCACGAAAAACATGCAGTGA
- a CDS encoding ABC transporter transmembrane domain-containing protein, producing MKSNLILCCFGVGIAILTSASPYLIGASINLYLASDSFYLYALAGASFLLIATPPLKLAANIYLQKTASKTRFILKKAILNHLLDRSFEHTQKPGERIELIDGDVDGSIYLYHSIYLDLSLNCSIIIAALLVTAHYHPLLALAPLTGLVYAIAAYLITRKNSNSLFDEYVQENTLTIGALCELLVNAKPYTNRTKADIKNIERLAFRSSLKATTFESMSGTCYPIAIVVLLLLSAHLLSVGEATIGSIFASAIYLERVLSPTMSLISIYYSSREASYRRSRIRSYELQHEGH from the coding sequence ATGAAAAGCAACCTGATACTCTGCTGCTTTGGTGTAGGCATTGCGATTTTAACGAGCGCATCCCCCTATTTAATTGGCGCCTCAATCAATCTGTATCTGGCAAGCGACAGCTTTTATTTGTACGCGCTCGCGGGCGCTTCGTTCCTCCTCATCGCCACGCCCCCATTAAAGCTGGCAGCCAACATCTATCTACAAAAAACCGCGTCCAAAACAAGATTTATTCTGAAGAAGGCAATCCTGAATCACCTACTAGACAGAAGCTTCGAGCATACGCAAAAGCCAGGCGAGCGGATCGAACTCATCGATGGCGACGTTGATGGCTCGATATATTTGTATCACTCAATTTATCTGGATTTATCGCTGAACTGCAGCATCATTATCGCTGCGCTCCTGGTGACTGCCCACTATCATCCACTTCTGGCACTCGCACCACTTACCGGCCTTGTTTATGCTATTGCGGCATACCTTATAACTCGAAAAAATAGCAATTCACTGTTTGATGAGTACGTTCAAGAAAACACCTTAACAATAGGCGCCCTCTGTGAACTTTTAGTTAATGCAAAGCCATACACCAACAGGACCAAGGCCGATATAAAAAATATCGAACGCCTCGCTTTTCGCTCAAGCCTCAAAGCCACAACATTCGAATCAATGTCAGGTACATGTTATCCGATAGCGATAGTGGTCTTATTATTGCTATCGGCTCATCTGCTAAGCGTTGGCGAAGCGACTATAGGCTCAATTTTTGCCTCAGCCATCTATCTTGAACGCGTTCTGAGCCCCACGATGTCACTGATATCTATCTACTACTCGAGCAGAGAGGCATCTTATAGACGTAGTCGAATTCGTAGCTACGAACTGCAGCACGAGGGGCATTGA
- a CDS encoding acetyl-CoA hydrolase/transferase C-terminal domain-containing protein, with protein sequence MVQLCSIEQAVDDVLARLPAHIHMGLPLGLGKPNHFVNALYRRIKELPERQLTIYTALCLGRPNLGDGLQKRFIEPFVERVFGDYPEFDFLADLQRDSLPANIRIQQFFMQPGSLLNSAPAQQDYVSSNYSHAARDINAAGLNLVAQLLASSSEHPDRLSLSCNPDITLDLLPMIAKRREAGETIVVVGQVHTDLPYMPGDAEVDIDTFDLLIDEKDSSTLFSTPNMPVGFQDHFIGLHASTLVRDGGTLQIGIGSMGDALTAALLARQADNAGYQAVLDDINLSQWAQLIQREGGTAPFAKGLYGCSEMFVNGLLVLADAGIIRRKVYPDVPTQEQANAGTLDEAAQPDGISVHGGFFLGPRSFYERLRELPQSKLLEFSMTRISYINELYGQEELKRLQRIDARFINTVFTMTLLGAGVADQLADGRVLSGVGGQYNFVAQGHALEGARSMLILRSWRESGGEVSSNIVWDYGHCTIPRHLRDIVVTEYGIADLRGKSDAAVIEALLNISDSRFQPGLIEQAQKVGKLPKDFRLDPRFADNTPQRLQAIAARHPNLFPEYPLGCDFTAIERDLLRALNWLKSKFKLTEILDLGKAALDAPEASAFPEHLERMQLTNPEGLKEDLFQRLLLTGLKATAQ encoded by the coding sequence ATGGTGCAGTTGTGTTCGATCGAACAGGCGGTGGACGATGTGCTGGCGCGTTTGCCTGCGCACATCCACATGGGCCTGCCGCTTGGGCTGGGCAAGCCGAATCACTTCGTCAACGCGCTGTACCGGCGCATCAAGGAGCTGCCCGAGCGGCAGCTGACGATCTATACCGCGCTGTGCCTTGGTCGGCCGAATCTGGGCGATGGCTTGCAGAAGCGCTTTATCGAGCCCTTTGTCGAGCGGGTGTTTGGTGATTATCCGGAGTTCGATTTCCTCGCCGATCTGCAGCGCGACAGCCTGCCCGCCAACATCCGCATCCAGCAGTTCTTCATGCAACCCGGTAGTCTGCTCAACAGCGCGCCGGCGCAGCAGGATTACGTCAGCAGCAATTACAGCCATGCCGCCCGCGACATCAACGCAGCGGGTCTGAACCTGGTGGCGCAATTGCTCGCCAGCAGCAGCGAACACCCTGATCGCTTAAGCCTGAGCTGCAACCCGGACATCACCCTCGACCTGTTGCCGATGATCGCCAAGCGTCGCGAAGCGGGGGAGACCATTGTGGTGGTCGGCCAGGTGCATACGGATCTGCCGTACATGCCCGGCGATGCGGAAGTCGATATCGACACGTTTGATTTGCTGATCGACGAAAAGGACAGCAGCACGCTGTTTTCCACGCCGAACATGCCCGTGGGCTTTCAGGATCATTTCATTGGCTTGCACGCCAGTACGCTGGTGCGCGATGGCGGCACATTGCAAATTGGTATCGGCTCGATGGGGGATGCGTTGACTGCTGCGCTACTCGCGCGGCAGGCCGATAACGCCGGTTATCAGGCGGTGCTCGATGACATCAACCTCAGCCAATGGGCGCAGTTGATCCAGCGCGAGGGCGGCACCGCGCCATTTGCCAAAGGCCTTTACGGTTGCAGCGAGATGTTCGTCAACGGGCTGTTGGTATTGGCGGATGCCGGGATCATTCGGCGCAAGGTCTATCCGGATGTGCCGACCCAGGAGCAGGCCAATGCCGGTACCCTCGACGAAGCCGCGCAGCCCGACGGTATCTCGGTGCACGGCGGCTTCTTCCTTGGCCCGCGCAGTTTCTATGAGCGGCTGCGCGAGTTGCCGCAAAGCAAGCTGCTTGAATTCAGCATGACCCGCATCAGCTACATCAACGAGCTGTACGGCCAGGAAGAGCTCAAGCGCTTGCAGCGCATCGATGCGCGCTTCATCAACACCGTGTTCACCATGACTCTGCTCGGCGCTGGCGTGGCTGATCAATTGGCAGACGGACGCGTGCTCAGCGGGGTTGGCGGCCAGTACAACTTTGTTGCTCAGGGCCACGCGCTGGAGGGCGCGCGATCGATGTTGATCCTGCGCAGCTGGCGTGAGTCCGGCGGCGAGGTCAGCTCCAATATCGTCTGGGACTACGGCCACTGCACGATCCCGCGGCACTTGCGCGACATCGTCGTCACCGAGTACGGCATCGCTGATCTGCGCGGTAAATCCGACGCGGCGGTGATCGAAGCGTTGCTCAATATCAGCGACTCGCGGTTCCAGCCAGGGCTGATCGAACAGGCGCAGAAAGTCGGCAAGCTGCCGAAGGACTTCCGTCTCGATCCACGGTTTGCCGACAACACACCGCAACGCTTGCAGGCGATTGCCGCGCGGCATCCGAACCTGTTTCCGGAGTATCCGCTGGGCTGTGATTTCACCGCCATCGAACGGGATCTGCTGCGGGCGCTGAACTGGCTGAAGAGCAAGTTCAAGCTGACCGAGATTCTCGACTTGGGCAAGGCAGCGCTGGATGCGCCGGAGGCCTCGGCGTTCCCGGAACATCTTGAGCGGATGCAGCTGACGAATCCGGAGGGCCTGAAGGAGGACCTTTTCCAACGCCTGCTGCTCACAGGCCTGAAAGCTACCGCGCAATAA
- a CDS encoding xanthine phosphoribosyltransferase yields MEALHKKIREEGIVLSDQVLKVDAFLNHQIDPALMKLIGDEFAALFKDSGITKIVTIEASGIAPAIMTGLNLGVPVIFARKQQSLTLTENLLSATVYSFTKKTESTVAISPRHLTSSDRVLIIDDFLANGKASQALISIIKQAGATVAGLGIVIEKSFQGGRAELDSQGYRVESLARVQSLKDGVVTFIE; encoded by the coding sequence GTGGAAGCACTGCACAAAAAAATCCGCGAAGAAGGCATCGTGCTTTCCGATCAGGTCCTGAAAGTCGACGCTTTCCTGAACCACCAGATCGACCCGGCCCTGATGAAGCTGATCGGTGACGAATTCGCCGCACTGTTCAAGGACTCGGGGATCACCAAGATCGTCACCATCGAAGCTTCGGGCATCGCCCCGGCGATCATGACCGGTCTGAACCTCGGCGTGCCGGTGATCTTCGCCCGCAAGCAACAGTCACTGACCCTGACTGAGAACCTGCTTTCGGCGACCGTCTACTCGTTCACCAAGAAGACCGAAAGCACCGTGGCCATCTCCCCGCGCCACCTGACCAGCAGCGACCGCGTGCTGATCATCGACGATTTCCTGGCCAACGGTAAGGCCTCGCAAGCGCTGATCTCGATCATCAAACAGGCCGGCGCCACCGTTGCCGGTCTGGGCATCGTCATCGAAAAGTCGTTCCAGGGCGGCCGCGCCGAACTGGACTCGCAGGGCTACCGCGTCGAGTCGCTGGCTCGCGTGCAATCGCTGAAGGATGGCGTCGTCACCTTCATCGAGTAA
- the rep gene encoding DNA helicase Rep, with product MSRLNPRQQEAVNYVGGPLLVLAGAGSGKTSVITRKIAHLIQNCGIRAQYIVAMTFTNKAAREMKERVGTLLRAGEGRGLTVCTFHNLGLNIIRKEHARLGYKPGFSIFDETDVKALMTDIMQKEYAGDDGVDEIKNMIGAWKNDLILPAQALENARNPKEQTAAIVYTHYQRTLKAFNAVDFDDLILLPVKLFEEHADILEKWQNKVRYLLVDEYQDTNASQYLLVKMLIGKRNQFTVVGDDDQSIYAWRGARPENLMLLKDDYPSLKVVMLEQNYRSTSRILRCANVLISNNPHEFEKQLWSEMGHGDEIRVIRCRNEDAEAERVAMEILSLHLRTDRPYSDFAILYRGNYQAKLIELKLQHHQVPYRLSGGNSFFGRQEVKDLMAYFRLIVNPDDDNAFLRVINVPRREIGSTTLEKLGNYATERKISMYAATDEIGLGEHLDSRFTDRLARFKRFMDKVREQCAGEDPISALRSMVMDIDYENWLRTNSSSDKAADYRMGNVWFLIEALKNTLEKDEDGEMTVEDAIGKLVLRDMLERQQEEEDGAEGVQMMTLHASKGLEFPYVFIMGMEEEILPHRSSIEADTIEEERRLAYVGITRARQTLAFTFAAKRKQYGEIIDCAPSRFLDELPPDDLAWEGNDDTPTEVKAVRGNSALADIRAMLKR from the coding sequence ATGTCCCGACTCAATCCCCGGCAGCAAGAAGCCGTGAACTACGTCGGCGGCCCTCTATTGGTGCTCGCCGGTGCTGGCTCCGGCAAGACCAGCGTGATCACGCGCAAGATCGCGCACCTGATCCAGAACTGCGGCATCCGCGCCCAGTACATCGTCGCCATGACTTTTACCAACAAGGCTGCGCGCGAGATGAAGGAGCGGGTCGGCACCCTGCTGCGTGCCGGCGAAGGGCGTGGCCTGACCGTCTGCACCTTCCACAACCTGGGCCTGAACATCATCCGCAAGGAGCATGCGCGGCTGGGCTACAAACCCGGTTTCTCGATCTTCGACGAGACCGACGTCAAAGCCCTGATGACCGACATCATGCAGAAGGAATACGCAGGCGACGACGGCGTCGACGAGATCAAGAACATGATCGGCGCCTGGAAAAACGACCTGATCCTGCCCGCCCAGGCCTTGGAAAACGCGCGCAATCCCAAGGAGCAGACCGCTGCCATCGTCTACACCCACTATCAGCGCACGCTCAAGGCGTTCAACGCGGTGGACTTCGATGACCTGATCCTGCTGCCGGTAAAGCTCTTCGAAGAACACGCCGACATTCTCGAAAAGTGGCAGAACAAGGTGCGCTACCTGCTGGTCGACGAATACCAGGACACCAACGCCAGCCAGTACCTGCTGGTGAAAATGCTCATCGGCAAGCGCAACCAGTTCACCGTGGTGGGCGACGACGACCAGTCGATCTACGCCTGGCGTGGCGCGCGCCCGGAAAACCTGATGCTGCTTAAGGACGACTACCCGTCCCTGAAAGTGGTAATGCTCGAGCAGAACTACCGCTCCACCAGCCGCATCCTGCGCTGCGCCAACGTACTGATCTCGAACAACCCGCACGAATTCGAAAAACAGTTGTGGAGCGAGATGGGCCACGGCGACGAGATCCGCGTGATCCGCTGCCGCAACGAGGACGCCGAAGCCGAGCGCGTGGCCATGGAAATCCTCAGCCTGCACTTGCGCACCGACCGCCCGTACAGCGATTTCGCCATTCTTTATCGCGGTAACTACCAGGCCAAGTTGATCGAATTGAAGCTGCAACACCATCAGGTGCCGTATCGCCTGAGCGGCGGCAACAGCTTCTTCGGTCGCCAGGAAGTGAAGGACCTGATGGCCTACTTCCGCCTGATCGTCAACCCGGATGACGACAACGCCTTCCTGCGCGTGATCAACGTGCCGCGTCGCGAGATCGGCTCGACCACCCTGGAAAAGCTCGGCAACTACGCCACCGAGCGCAAGATCTCGATGTACGCCGCCACCGACGAAATTGGCCTCGGCGAACATCTCGACAGCCGCTTTACTGATCGCCTGGCGCGCTTCAAGCGCTTCATGGACAAGGTCCGCGAGCAGTGCGCCGGCGAAGATCCGATCTCGGCGCTGCGCAGCATGGTCATGGACATCGACTACGAGAACTGGCTGCGTACCAACAGCTCCAGCGACAAGGCTGCCGACTACCGCATGGGCAACGTCTGGTTCCTGATCGAGGCGTTGAAAAACACCCTCGAGAAAGACGAAGACGGCGAAATGACCGTCGAAGACGCCATCGGCAAACTGGTGCTGCGTGACATGCTTGAGCGCCAGCAGGAAGAAGAGGACGGTGCCGAAGGTGTGCAGATGATGACGCTGCATGCGTCCAAAGGGCTGGAATTTCCCTACGTGTTCATCATGGGCATGGAAGAGGAAATCCTCCCGCACCGTTCCAGCATCGAAGCCGACACCATCGAAGAAGAACGCCGCCTGGCCTACGTGGGCATCACCCGCGCCCGCCAGACCCTGGCCTTCACCTTCGCAGCCAAGCGCAAGCAGTACGGTGAAATCATCGACTGCGCGCCGAGCCGCTTCCTCGATGAACTGCCACCGGACGATCTGGCCTGGGAAGGCAACGACGACACCCCGACTGAAGTCAAAGCCGTGCGTGGCAATAGCGCATTGGCTGACATACGCGCGATGTTAAAGCGCTAG
- a CDS encoding putative bifunctional diguanylate cyclase/phosphodiesterase — MSTPVEPLRLLLLAEEPAWTALLRECLAPMGSAAVLISAPNWDSVSRLFEDNRHAVLLTLPALQPPPGRCSLPTVLLLEHEPATAPVGVSDWLVFDALDAGMLQRCLRHVRERGVLENTLQRLAEQDPLTGIANRQGFQTLLTARLAEGDGRGLALALGHLDLDNFRHANDALGHQAGDRLILQVVARLKSQLEAGDQLARLGSDEFALLIDTRRAPQRAEWMAERITEALAEPYWVDGESLLIGSSLGIAHARANGGADPLMWHAHIAMQQAKSTQGCTFHIFNERINRNARSMADLESELRRALRRDELELHYQPRLNLDDGQIVGLEALVRWRHGERGLLPPSEFVPLAEQSGLIVPLGYWVISRALRDMQALREQGLPALHMAINLSFRQFQDSQLLPTLSRLIAERGVEAQWLEFELTETAVMRRSDLVKQTMDALGRLGVRFSLDDFGTGFSSFVHLNSLPITLLKIDKSFVGGMEQREENRKLVHAMINLAHNLHLEVVAEGVETPEQLELLRGFGCDQVQGYLISRPLPLDELVEYLTFGASQQASVEAI; from the coding sequence TTGTCTACGCCTGTCGAACCCTTGCGTTTGCTGCTACTGGCCGAAGAGCCGGCGTGGACAGCGTTGTTGCGTGAGTGTCTGGCTCCGATGGGGAGCGCGGCGGTGCTGATCAGCGCGCCGAACTGGGATTCGGTCAGCCGCCTGTTCGAGGACAACCGCCACGCGGTACTGCTGACCCTGCCAGCGTTGCAACCGCCGCCCGGGCGCTGCAGCCTGCCGACCGTTCTGCTGCTGGAGCACGAGCCGGCCACCGCGCCGGTCGGTGTCAGCGACTGGCTGGTGTTCGACGCCCTCGACGCCGGCATGCTCCAGCGTTGCCTGCGCCATGTGCGCGAGCGCGGCGTGCTGGAAAACACTCTTCAGCGCCTCGCCGAACAAGACCCGCTGACCGGTATCGCCAACCGTCAGGGCTTCCAGACCCTGCTCACCGCGCGCCTTGCCGAAGGTGACGGTCGCGGTCTCGCCCTCGCCCTCGGCCATCTCGATCTCGACAACTTCCGCCATGCCAACGATGCCCTTGGTCATCAGGCCGGCGATCGCTTGATCCTGCAAGTGGTCGCGCGGCTGAAAAGTCAGCTGGAGGCCGGCGATCAACTGGCACGGCTGGGCAGCGATGAGTTCGCCCTGCTGATCGACACCCGCCGTGCACCGCAACGCGCCGAGTGGATGGCCGAACGCATCACCGAGGCGTTGGCCGAACCTTATTGGGTCGACGGCGAGAGCCTGCTGATCGGCTCCAGCCTTGGCATCGCCCACGCTCGCGCCAATGGCGGTGCCGATCCTTTGATGTGGCACGCCCATATCGCCATGCAGCAGGCCAAGAGCACGCAGGGCTGCACCTTTCATATCTTCAACGAACGCATCAATCGCAACGCGCGCAGCATGGCCGATCTCGAAAGCGAACTGCGCCGAGCCCTGCGCCGCGATGAGCTGGAGCTGCATTACCAGCCACGCCTGAATCTCGACGATGGCCAGATTGTCGGGCTCGAAGCGCTGGTGCGCTGGCGTCATGGTGAGCGCGGTCTGTTGCCACCAAGCGAATTTGTACCGCTGGCCGAACAAAGTGGTCTGATCGTGCCATTGGGCTACTGGGTGATTTCCCGCGCCTTGCGCGATATGCAGGCCTTGCGCGAGCAGGGGCTGCCGGCGCTGCACATGGCGATCAACCTGTCGTTCCGCCAGTTTCAGGACAGCCAGTTGCTGCCGACGCTCAGCCGCCTGATTGCCGAACGCGGCGTCGAGGCGCAGTGGCTGGAATTCGAACTGACCGAAACCGCAGTGATGCGGCGCAGCGATCTGGTCAAACAGACCATGGACGCCCTCGGCCGCCTCGGCGTGCGCTTCTCGCTGGACGATTTCGGCACCGGGTTTTCATCATTCGTGCACCTCAACAGCCTGCCCATCACCTTGCTGAAGATCGACAAGAGTTTTGTCGGCGGCATGGAACAGCGCGAAGAGAACCGCAAACTGGTGCACGCGATGATCAACCTTGCGCACAACCTGCACCTGGAAGTAGTTGCCGAAGGGGTCGAGACGCCGGAGCAACTGGAGTTGCTGCGCGGGTTCGGCTGCGATCAGGTGCAGGGTTACCTGATCAGCCGACCGCTGCCGTTGGATGAGTTGGTGGAATATCTGACCTTTGGAGCCAGTCAGCAGGCTTCGGTGGAAGCCATTTAA
- a CDS encoding NorM family multidrug efflux MATE transporter, translating into MQHPVRTELWAILRLAGPLIASQLAHMLMVLTDTLMMARLSPEALAGGGLGAASYSFVSIFCIGVIAAVGTLVAIRQGAGDIIGAARLTQAGLWLAWLMALGAGLLLWNLKPVLLLFGQTETNVNAAGQFLIALPFALPGYLSFMALRGFTSAIGRATPVMVISLAGTVANFLLNYALITGMFGLPKLGLTGIGLVTAIVANCMALALAWHIRRHPAYDAYPLRAGLGRPNRQYLKELWRLGLPIGGTYAVEVGLFAFAALCMGTMGSTQMGAHQIALQIVSVAFMVPAGMSYAITMRVGQHYGAGQLVDARMSGRVGIAFGAVVMLGFALVFWLWPNQLVGLFLDHNDPAFAEVIRLAVSLLAVAAWFELFDGTQTIAMGCIRGLKDAKTTFLVGLACYWLIGAPAAWWMAFHLNWGPTGVWWGLALGLACAAVSLTLAFEWKMQRMIRREPVAERFEAIGAD; encoded by the coding sequence ATGCAGCATCCTGTGCGTACCGAACTCTGGGCCATTCTGCGGCTGGCGGGGCCGCTGATTGCTTCGCAGTTGGCGCACATGCTGATGGTGCTGACCGACACCCTGATGATGGCGCGCCTCAGCCCCGAAGCGCTGGCCGGTGGCGGCCTCGGTGCCGCGAGCTACTCGTTCGTGTCGATTTTCTGCATCGGCGTGATTGCAGCGGTCGGCACATTGGTGGCAATCCGTCAGGGTGCCGGCGACATCATCGGTGCCGCACGCCTGACCCAGGCCGGACTGTGGCTGGCCTGGCTGATGGCCCTCGGCGCCGGGCTGTTGTTGTGGAACCTCAAACCCGTGTTGCTGCTGTTCGGCCAAACCGAAACCAACGTCAACGCCGCCGGGCAATTTCTCATCGCCCTGCCCTTCGCCCTGCCCGGTTACCTGAGCTTCATGGCCCTGCGCGGTTTTACCAGTGCGATTGGCCGGGCGACGCCAGTGATGGTCATCAGCCTCGCCGGTACGGTGGCCAACTTCCTGCTCAACTACGCGCTGATCACCGGCATGTTCGGCCTGCCGAAACTGGGCCTGACCGGTATCGGCCTGGTCACGGCGATTGTCGCCAACTGCATGGCACTGGCGCTGGCCTGGCATATCCGCCGGCATCCGGCGTATGACGCTTATCCGTTGCGCGCCGGCCTGGGGCGGCCGAACCGGCAATACCTGAAAGAGTTGTGGCGCCTGGGTCTGCCGATTGGCGGCACCTATGCGGTAGAGGTCGGGTTGTTCGCTTTCGCTGCGCTGTGCATGGGCACCATGGGCAGCACGCAAATGGGTGCGCATCAGATCGCCCTGCAGATCGTTTCGGTGGCGTTCATGGTCCCGGCCGGGATGTCCTATGCCATCACCATGCGCGTCGGCCAGCACTATGGCGCCGGGCAACTGGTCGATGCGCGCATGTCCGGGCGTGTCGGCATCGCCTTCGGCGCCGTGGTGATGCTCGGCTTTGCCTTGGTGTTCTGGCTGTGGCCCAACCAGTTGGTCGGCCTGTTCCTTGACCACAACGATCCGGCGTTTGCCGAAGTGATCCGTCTGGCGGTGAGCCTGTTGGCAGTAGCGGCGTGGTTCGAGCTGTTCGACGGCACGCAGACGATTGCCATGGGCTGTATTCGCGGGCTCAAGGATGCCAAGACTACGTTTCTCGTGGGGCTGGCTTGCTATTGGCTGATTGGCGCGCCAGCGGCGTGGTGGATGGCTTTCCATCTCAATTGGGGGCCGACGGGTGTCTGGTGGGGTCTGGCGCTGGGCCTGGCGTGCGCGGCGGTGAGCCTGACGCTGGCATTCGAGTGGAAGATGCAGCGGATGATTCGGCGCGAGCCAGTTGCAGAGAGGTTCGAGGCCATCGGCGCGGATTAA
- a CDS encoding LysR substrate-binding domain-containing protein: MSRRLPPLYALRAFEAAARHSSFTRAAEELSITQSAVSRHMRTLEEHFACRLFHRSGRNLQLTESARLLLPGIREGFAALERACNTLRAEDDILRMKAPSTLTMRWLLARLSRFRHLQPGNEVQLTSAWMDIDSVDFNNEPFDCAVLLSDGHFPPDWEASLLFPEELIPVGAPNLLNDKPWDVARLAAAELLHPTPDRRDWRSWLERMGLSEQVSLKRGQVFDTLELGMIAAARGYGVSMGDLLMVAEDIAQGRLSLPWPTAVASGLNYYLVWPKPRPGGERLRRLSDFLQGEVRAMQLPAVERLS, translated from the coding sequence ATGTCCCGACGCCTTCCGCCGTTGTATGCCCTGCGCGCATTCGAAGCTGCAGCGCGACACAGCTCGTTTACCCGCGCGGCGGAAGAACTGTCGATCACCCAGAGCGCGGTCAGTCGGCACATGCGCACTCTTGAAGAACACTTCGCCTGCCGGCTGTTTCATCGCAGCGGGCGCAACCTGCAACTGACCGAATCGGCGCGGCTGCTGTTACCCGGTATCCGCGAAGGCTTCGCCGCCCTTGAGCGCGCCTGCAATACCTTGCGCGCCGAGGACGACATCCTGCGCATGAAAGCGCCATCGACCCTGACCATGCGTTGGCTGCTGGCGCGGTTGAGTCGCTTCCGCCATTTGCAGCCGGGCAATGAGGTGCAACTGACCAGCGCATGGATGGATATCGATTCGGTGGACTTCAACAATGAACCGTTCGATTGCGCGGTGTTGCTCAGTGACGGGCATTTCCCGCCGGACTGGGAAGCGAGCCTGCTGTTTCCCGAGGAATTGATTCCGGTCGGAGCGCCGAACCTGCTCAATGACAAACCTTGGGACGTAGCGCGTCTGGCGGCTGCTGAACTGCTGCACCCAACCCCGGATCGCCGCGATTGGCGCAGTTGGCTGGAGCGCATGGGTCTGTCCGAGCAGGTTTCGCTCAAGCGCGGGCAAGTGTTCGATACGCTGGAGCTGGGCATGATCGCCGCGGCGCGTGGCTACGGCGTTTCGATGGGTGATCTGTTGATGGTTGCCGAAGATATTGCGCAAGGACGCTTGAGCCTGCCGTGGCCGACCGCCGTCGCCAGTGGCCTGAATTATTACCTGGTGTGGCCGAAACCGCGTCCGGGAGGTGAACGTTTGCGCCGCCTCAGCGATTTTCTCCAAGGCGAAGTCCGTGCCATGCAATTGCCGGCGGTAGAGCGCTTGAGCTGA